Part of the Haloarcula laminariae genome is shown below.
ACGAGGAGCCGGTCGCGACGTTCAGCGTCAACACGACCGACACGGCCGCCCAGACCGTCTTCGCGGCCGGCTATCTCGACAGCGCCGCCGACCAGCCAGGCGCCCGGCTCGTCGTCACGACGGACGCCGAACCCGACGGTACGACCGGCGGGACCGAGACGGGGACGAGCACCGGGACGGCAACGCCCACCGGAACCGCTTCCGGGATGTAACCCCGCCTCGCTAGCTGGCCGGCCCCGCCGTGACGGCGCCCGGGTCACGCTGTCACGGCACTCCGTGTTTCTCCCGCTCGCGTTCCCGAGGCGCTTCACTCACTCCCTCGCCTGCTCCACCGCTTCGACGAATTCAGCCGCGCTCTCGCGGACGGCGTCCATGTCGTCGTTCTCGATGGCCTCGTAGTCGACCAGCGCCGAGCCGGCGCCGACCGCGACGGCGCCCGCCTCGAAGTAGTCGGCGACGTTGTCCGTCGAGACCCCGCCGGTCGGCATGATGGGCACGTCGCCCAGCGGTCCCTGAATCGCGCCGATGTGGCCCGGACCGACGGTCGAGGCCGGGAACATCTTCAGCATGTCCGCCCCGGCGGCCATCGCGTCGGCCGCTTCCGTCGGGGTCATGATGCCCGGAATGCAGAGCACGCTCTCCCGATTGCACACCTTGATGACGCCCTCGTCGAGGTGGGGCCCGAGGACGAACTCCGCCCCGGCCTCGATGGCGTTGCGGGCGGCCGCGGGGTCCATAACCGTCCCGACGCCGACGACGGCGTCGGTGTCTTCGAGCGCGCGGTCGACGGCCGCGACCTGCTCCGAACATCGTTTGGCGTCGGCGGTCAGCTCCAGGGCCCGGACCCCGCCGTCGTGGACGGCGCGGGCCACGTCGACTATCTTGTCCTCCGGAACGCCCCGCAGGACGGCCGTGACGCCGCTGTCGACGAGCGCCCGTCTGACTTCCTGCTTCTGGGTCATGTCTGCTGGTGAGCGGGCTAGTGGTAAAAAACTGTCACACCTTTCGGTCTGCCCGTCAGTCGTCGGTCGTGTTCCCCTGGTCCAGCGACGGGCCACCGCTGAAGACGAACTCGTGTTCGGCCTCGGCCTCGAAGCTATCGAGGATTTTCTGGAGCGGTTCGACGTACCGGATGAGGTGTTCTGCCCGCGCGCTCACTTCGGTGAGCTCCGCGGCCTGTTCCTCGGCGGCCCCCGCAACGGTCTCGGTCTCGGCCAGCGTGGTGTCGGTGGTCTCGGCCAGTTCGGAGAGCTGTTCCGCGAGCGCGTCGAGACGCTCCTGGGCACGGTCGATGTCGTCCGCTTTGAGGGCGCCGACGGCCTCGTCGACAGCACCGATGGCGTCCCTGAGTTCCTCTCGCTGCCGATAGCTATCGTCGGAGATGCGCTGAATCGATTCGGCGACCTGCTCGGCGGCCTGTTTGACGTTGGCAGCGTTGGTGCCAACGACCTCACCGGACTCCTCGACGTGGGTCGCGAACTGCTTGAGCTGTCCGGTCGTCCGCTCCAGTTCGGCCATCATGACGTTGAAATCCTCGGCGATGGCGTCCATCGCGTCGTTTTCGCCGTCCGGTTCCATCCGGGTCGTCAGGTCGCCGTCAGCCACGCGCTCCATCACCGTCGAGTAGTCGTCGGCCTTGTTCCTGAGATGGGTGTTCGTCTCGATGACCTCCGCGTGGGCGGTCTCGACGCGCTTGCGCTCGCGCTCCAGTTCGTCGATTCGCTGCTTGAGCGACTCACGCATCGCGTCGAAGGAGGCGTACAGCTCGCCGATTTCGTCCTCTCGTCCGGATTCGATTGGCGCGTCCAGGTCGCCGTCCCGGACCGTCTGTGCGCGCTGGGAGAG
Proteins encoded:
- a CDS encoding bifunctional 4-hydroxy-2-oxoglutarate aldolase/2-dehydro-3-deoxy-phosphogluconate aldolase → MTQKQEVRRALVDSGVTAVLRGVPEDKIVDVARAVHDGGVRALELTADAKRCSEQVAAVDRALEDTDAVVGVGTVMDPAAARNAIEAGAEFVLGPHLDEGVIKVCNRESVLCIPGIMTPTEAADAMAAGADMLKMFPASTVGPGHIGAIQGPLGDVPIMPTGGVSTDNVADYFEAGAVAVGAGSALVDYEAIENDDMDAVRESAAEFVEAVEQARE